The following coding sequences are from one Onychomys torridus chromosome 14, mOncTor1.1, whole genome shotgun sequence window:
- the Dlk1 gene encoding protein delta homolog 1 isoform X2 has protein sequence MTATGALLRVLLLLLAFGHSTYGAECDPACDPKHGFCEDDNVCRCEVGWEGPLCDKCVTSPGCVNGLCEEPWQCFCKDGWEGKFCNIDMRACTSTPCANNGTCVDLEKGQYECSCAPGFSGKDCQNKDGPCVINGSPCQNGGACVDDEGQASHASCLCPPGFAGNFCEIVNVNNSCTPNPCENDGVCTDIGGDFRCRCPAGFVDKTCSRPVSNCASGPCQNGGTCLQHTQGQAICFTILGVLTSLVVLGTVVIVFLNKCETWVSNLRYNHMLRKKKNLLLQYNSGEELAVNIIFPEKIDMTTFDKEAGDEEI, from the exons ATGACCGCGACCGGAGCCCTCCTGCGCGTCCTCTTGCTCCTGCTGGCTTTCGGCCACAGCACCTATG gGGCTGAATGCGACCCAGCCTGCGACCCCAAACATGGCTTCTGTGAGGATGACAATGTTTGCAG GTGCGAGGTCGGCTGGGAGGGCCCCCTGTGTGACAAGTGCGTAACCTCCCCTGGCTGCGTCAATGGACTCTGCGAGGAACCATGGCAGTGCTTCTGCAAGGATGGCTGGGAAGGGAAATTCTGCAACATAG ACATGCGGGCTTGCACCTCAACCCCCTGCGCCAACAATGGAACCTGCGTGGACCTCGAGAAGGGCCAGTACGAATGCTCCTGCGcccctgggttctctggaaaggACTGCCAGAACAAGGATGGGCCCTGCGTGATTAACGG TTCTCCCTGCCAGAACGGAGGGGCCTGCGTGGATGATGAGGGCCAGGCCTCTCATGCTTCCTGCCTGTGCCCCCCTGGCTTCGCGGGCAATTTCTGCGAGATCGTTAACGTTAACAACAGCTGCACCCCTAACCCATGCGAGAACGACGGCGTCTGCACCGACATCGGGGGCGACTTCCGTTGCCGCTGCCCAGCTGGGTTCGTCGACAAGACCTGCAGCCGCCCGGTGAGCAACTGCGCCAGTGGCCCGTGCCAGAACGGGGGCACCTGCCTCCAGCACACCCAG GGACAGGCCATCTGCTTCACTATCCTGGGTGTGCTCACCAGCCTGGTGGTGCTGGGCACCGTGGTCATCGTCTTCCTCAACAAGTGCGAGACCTGGGTGTCCAACCTGCGCTACAATCACATGCTGCGCAAGAAGAAGAACCTGCTGCTGCAGTACAACAGTGGAGAGGAGCTGGCGGTCAACATCATCTTCCCCGAGAAGATCGACATGACCACCTTCGACAAGGAGGCTGGAGACGAGGAGATCTAA
- the Dlk1 gene encoding protein delta homolog 1 isoform X1, whose translation MTATGALLRVLLLLLAFGHSTYGAECDPACDPKHGFCEDDNVCRCEVGWEGPLCDKCVTSPGCVNGLCEEPWQCFCKDGWEGKFCNIDMRACTSTPCANNGTCVDLEKGQYECSCAPGFSGKDCQNKDGPCVINGSPCQNGGACVDDEGQASHASCLCPPGFAGNFCEIVNVNNSCTPNPCENDGVCTDIGGDFRCRCPAGFVDKTCSRPVSNCASGPCQNGGTCLQHTQVSYECLCKPPFMGPTCAKKRGASPVQVTHLPSSYGLTYRVTPGVHELPVQQPEHHILKVSMKELNKSTPLLTEGQAICFTILGVLTSLVVLGTVVIVFLNKCETWVSNLRYNHMLRKKKNLLLQYNSGEELAVNIIFPEKIDMTTFDKEAGDEEI comes from the exons ATGACCGCGACCGGAGCCCTCCTGCGCGTCCTCTTGCTCCTGCTGGCTTTCGGCCACAGCACCTATG gGGCTGAATGCGACCCAGCCTGCGACCCCAAACATGGCTTCTGTGAGGATGACAATGTTTGCAG GTGCGAGGTCGGCTGGGAGGGCCCCCTGTGTGACAAGTGCGTAACCTCCCCTGGCTGCGTCAATGGACTCTGCGAGGAACCATGGCAGTGCTTCTGCAAGGATGGCTGGGAAGGGAAATTCTGCAACATAG ACATGCGGGCTTGCACCTCAACCCCCTGCGCCAACAATGGAACCTGCGTGGACCTCGAGAAGGGCCAGTACGAATGCTCCTGCGcccctgggttctctggaaaggACTGCCAGAACAAGGATGGGCCCTGCGTGATTAACGG TTCTCCCTGCCAGAACGGAGGGGCCTGCGTGGATGATGAGGGCCAGGCCTCTCATGCTTCCTGCCTGTGCCCCCCTGGCTTCGCGGGCAATTTCTGCGAGATCGTTAACGTTAACAACAGCTGCACCCCTAACCCATGCGAGAACGACGGCGTCTGCACCGACATCGGGGGCGACTTCCGTTGCCGCTGCCCAGCTGGGTTCGTCGACAAGACCTGCAGCCGCCCGGTGAGCAACTGCGCCAGTGGCCCGTGCCAGAACGGGGGCACCTGCCTCCAGCACACCCAGGTGAGCTACGAGTGTCTGTGCAAGCCCCCGTTCATGGGTCCCACGTGCGCGAAGAAGCGCGGGGCCAGCCCCGTGCAGGTCACCCACCTGCCCAGCAGCTACGGGCTCACCTACCGCGTGACCCCTGGGGTGCACGAGCTGCCAGTTCAGCAGCCCGAGCACCACATCCTGAAGGTGTCCATGAAAGAGCTCAACAAGAGTACCCCTCTCCTCACCGAGGGACAGGCCATCTGCTTCACTATCCTGGGTGTGCTCACCAGCCTGGTGGTGCTGGGCACCGTGGTCATCGTCTTCCTCAACAAGTGCGAGACCTGGGTGTCCAACCTGCGCTACAATCACATGCTGCGCAAGAAGAAGAACCTGCTGCTGCAGTACAACAGTGGAGAGGAGCTGGCGGTCAACATCATCTTCCCCGAGAAGATCGACATGACCACCTTCGACAAGGAGGCTGGAGACGAGGAGATCTAA
- the Dlk1 gene encoding protein delta homolog 1 isoform X3 gives MTATGALLRVLLLLLAFGHSTYGAECDPACDPKHGFCEDDNVCRCEVGWEGPLCDKCVTSPGCVNGLCEEPWQCFCKDGWEGKFCNIDMRACTSTPCANNGTCVDLEKGQYECSCAPGFSGKDCQNKDGPCVINGSPCQNGGACVDDEGQASHASCLCPPGFAGNFCEIVNVNNSCTPNPCENDGVCTDIGGDFRCRCPAGFVDKTCSRPVSNCASGPCQNGGTCLQHTQAICFTILGVLTSLVVLGTVVIVFLNKCETWVSNLRYNHMLRKKKNLLLQYNSGEELAVNIIFPEKIDMTTFDKEAGDEEI, from the exons ATGACCGCGACCGGAGCCCTCCTGCGCGTCCTCTTGCTCCTGCTGGCTTTCGGCCACAGCACCTATG gGGCTGAATGCGACCCAGCCTGCGACCCCAAACATGGCTTCTGTGAGGATGACAATGTTTGCAG GTGCGAGGTCGGCTGGGAGGGCCCCCTGTGTGACAAGTGCGTAACCTCCCCTGGCTGCGTCAATGGACTCTGCGAGGAACCATGGCAGTGCTTCTGCAAGGATGGCTGGGAAGGGAAATTCTGCAACATAG ACATGCGGGCTTGCACCTCAACCCCCTGCGCCAACAATGGAACCTGCGTGGACCTCGAGAAGGGCCAGTACGAATGCTCCTGCGcccctgggttctctggaaaggACTGCCAGAACAAGGATGGGCCCTGCGTGATTAACGG TTCTCCCTGCCAGAACGGAGGGGCCTGCGTGGATGATGAGGGCCAGGCCTCTCATGCTTCCTGCCTGTGCCCCCCTGGCTTCGCGGGCAATTTCTGCGAGATCGTTAACGTTAACAACAGCTGCACCCCTAACCCATGCGAGAACGACGGCGTCTGCACCGACATCGGGGGCGACTTCCGTTGCCGCTGCCCAGCTGGGTTCGTCGACAAGACCTGCAGCCGCCCGGTGAGCAACTGCGCCAGTGGCCCGTGCCAGAACGGGGGCACCTGCCTCCAGCACACCCAG GCCATCTGCTTCACTATCCTGGGTGTGCTCACCAGCCTGGTGGTGCTGGGCACCGTGGTCATCGTCTTCCTCAACAAGTGCGAGACCTGGGTGTCCAACCTGCGCTACAATCACATGCTGCGCAAGAAGAAGAACCTGCTGCTGCAGTACAACAGTGGAGAGGAGCTGGCGGTCAACATCATCTTCCCCGAGAAGATCGACATGACCACCTTCGACAAGGAGGCTGGAGACGAGGAGATCTAA